In Primulina huaijiensis isolate GDHJ02 chromosome 16, ASM1229523v2, whole genome shotgun sequence, a single genomic region encodes these proteins:
- the LOC140961816 gene encoding ACT domain-containing protein ACR10-like: MGILYDDAVLIRVSEEEEEPSVITVNCWDKTGLGCDLCRVILFFGLTVVRTDMSTDGKWCYIVFWVLGKPSTRWSLLKNRLMEACPSCSLASVILSEEVDAKPSNVFLLKFLCHDRKGLLHDVTEVLCELELIIKKVKISMTPDGKVMDLFFITDTRELLHMKKRKDDTYNHLRAVLGDSMISCEIEMVGPEIMNSSQGPSFLSDAITEDMFYVETPDEHRNSTVAFKSPSITIDNSLSPGHTLVQIVCQDHKGLLFDVMRTFKDYNIQISYGRFAKKEKSECELDLFIIQADGKKIFDPSKQKSLCSRLRVELSRPLRVALINRGPDTELLVANPVELSGKGRPLVFYDITLALKLLDKGIFLADIGRYIIGDREWEIYRVLLDEGDDVSVSKTTIEETVWRMLMSWEL, translated from the exons ATGGGGATTTTGTACGATGATGCGGTGTTAATTAGAGTGTCGGAGGAAGAGGAGGAGCCCAGTGTGATTACTGTGAATTGTTgggataaaactggtttaggatGTGATCTTTGCCGTGTTATTCTCTTCTTTGGGCTAACAGTTGTAAGAACTG ACATGTCTACCGATGGAAAATGGTGTTACATAGTGTTTTGGGTGCTGGGCAAACCGAGTACAAGATGGAGTttattgaagaacagattgatgGAGGCGTGCCCGTCATGTTCTTTGGCATCTGTGATTTTATCCGAAGAGGTCGATGCGAAACCCTCCAATGTTTTCCTCCTGAAGTTCTTATGTCATGACCGAAAAGGTCTTTTGCACG ATGTGACGGAGGTTCTTTGTGAACTCGAGCTTATAATAAAGAAAGTGAAGATTTCAATGACTCCAGATGGAAAAGTGATGGATCTCTTCTTCATAACTGACACAAG GGAACTTTTGCATATGAAGAAGAGAAAGGATGACACCTACAACCATTTAAGAGCTGTTCTTGGTGATTCCATGATAAGTTGCGAGATCGAAATGGTGGGTCCTGAAATTATGAATTCGTCACAGGGGCCCTCATTTCTTTCAGATGCAATCACCGAAGATATGTTCTATGTAGAGACACCAGATGAGCACCGAAATAGCACTGTGGCATTCAAGAGTCCGTCCATCACGATAGATAACTCGTTGAGTCCGGGTCACACTCTTGTCCAAATTGTTTGCCAAGATCACAAAGGTTTATTATTTGACGTAATGCGAACTTTTAAGGATTATAACATCCAG ATTTCTTATGGTCGGTTCGCAAAGAAAGAGAAATCGGAATGTGAACTGGACTTATTTATCATTCAAGCAGATGGTAAGAAGATATTCGACCCCAGTAAGCAAAAGTCATTATGCTCTCGCCTTCGAGTGGAGCTAAGCAGACCTCTCAGAGTAGCATTGATTAATCGTGGCCCTGACACAGAACTGTTAGTCGCAAATCCTGTAGAGTTATCAGGCAAGGGCCGCCCCCTCGTTTTCTATGATATAACCCTTGCACTCAAGTTACTCGATAAAGGGATCTTTTTG GCTGACATAGGAAGGTACATTATCGGGGATCGTGAATGGGAAATCTACAGAGTTTTACTCGATGAAGGAGACGACGTCTCTGTATCAAAAACCACGATAGAAGAGACCGTTTGGAGGATGCTGATGAGTTGGGAACTTTAA
- the LOC140961815 gene encoding serine/threonine protein phosphatase 2A 57 kDa regulatory subunit B' beta isoform-like, giving the protein MFNKIKIMKRGHRKVAKSDADYAYVSPNRSSGSVSTSDVVVNHASRGGAVTNSHQPHHMISAAVPSPTGSIENQPMFRDVAVTERQSLFMRKLQICCFLFDFSDTLKMVREKEIKRQTLVELVDFIQSGSGKITESNQEEMIRMVSVNIFRCLPPASHENYGSENADPEEEDQYVDPSWPHLQLVYELLLRYIVSSDTDTKIAKRYIDHSFVLKLLDLFDSEDPREREYLKTILHRIYGKFMVHRPFIRKAINNIFYRFIYETERFSGIGELLEILGSIINGFALPMKEEHKLFLVRALIPLHKSKPVATYHHQLSYCITQFVEKDYKLADTVIRGLLKYWPVTNCQKEVLFLGELEEVLEATQASAFQRCMVPLFRQIAHCLNSSHFQVAERALFVWNNEHIVSLIAQNRGIILPIIFEALEKNVQSHWNQVVHDLTVNVRKMFMAMDAELFDECKRHYAQKQARTWELEEQRELKWRRLAAVADQGG; this is encoded by the exons ATGTTTAATAAGATAAAGATAATGAAGAGAGGCCACCGGAAGGTGGCAAAATCCGACGCAGATTATGCCTACGTGTCTCCGAACCGGAGCTCCGGCTCGGTGTCTACATCTGACGTCGTAGTCAACCATGCCTCTCGGGGCGGTGCGGTTACGAATTCACATCAACCCCATCATATGATTTCAGCTGCTGTGCCTTCCCCTACGGGTTCGATTGAGAATCAACCTATGTTTAGGGATGTCGCGGTCACCGAGCGTCAGAGTTTATTTATGCGGAAGCTGCAAATATGCTGCTTCCTCTTTGATTTCTCGGATACACTGAAGATGGTGAGGGAAAAAGAGATTAAAAGACAAACCCTTGTGGAGCTTGTGGATTTTATTCAGTCCGGATCAGGTAAAATAACTGAATCTAATCAAGAGGAGATGATTAGAATGGTATCTGTTAATATATTCCGTTGCTTGCCCCCGGCCTCCCATGAAAACTATGGGTCTGAGAATGCCGACCCTGAAGAGGAGGACCAGTACGTTGATCCGTCATGGCCACATTTACAGCTGGTTTATGAATTGCTGCTGCGATATATTGTCTCATCCGACACAGATACAAAGATTGCCAAGCGTTATATTGATCATTCTTTTGTTTTGAAGTTGCTTGATCTGTTTGATTCCGAAGATCCGAGGGAGAGGGAGTATTTGAAGACTATTCTGCATAGAATATACGGGAAGTTCATGGTGCATAGGCCCTTTATTAGGAAGGcaataaacaatattttttataggtTCATATACGAGACAGAGAGGTTCAGCGGGATTGGAGAGCTTTTAGAGATACTCGGGAGCATAATTAATGGGTTTGCTTTGCCAATGAAGGAAGAGCACAAATTGTTTCTAGTTAGAGCTTTGATACCACTCCACAAATCCAAACCGGTAGCCACGTATCATCACCAGCTGTCATATTGCATTACGCAGTTTGTGGAAAAGGACTACAAGTTGGCTGATACTGTTATCCGGGGTTTGCTGAAATATTGGCCTGTCACCAATTGCCAAAAGGAGGTTCTCTTTCTAGGGGAACTTGAGGAAGTGTTAGAGGCGACACAGGCGTCGGCATTTCAACGTTGCATGGTCCCTCTTTTTCGACAGATTGCTCACTGCCTCAACAGTTCTCATTTTCAG GTTGCCGAAAGAGCTCTGTTTGTGTGGAATAACGAGCATATTGTGTCCTTGATTGCTCAGAATCGTGGTATCATTTTACCAATCATCTTTGAGGCCTTGGAAAAGAATGTCCAATCCCACTGGAACCAGGTAGTGCATGATCTAACTGTTAATGTCCGAAAAATGTTTATGGCAATGGATGCCGAGTTATTTGATGAGTGCAAGAGGCATTATGCACAAAAGCAGGCGAGAACCTGGGAACTGGAGGAACAACGAGAATTAAAGTGGCGGAGATTGGCAGCAGTTGCAGATCAAGGAGGCTGA